The Bacillus spongiae genome has a window encoding:
- a CDS encoding GntR family transcriptional regulator: MSERSTDLIERKVLESILEGVIQPGEALLSERDLATHYQVGRPTIREVLQRLERDGWIALRKGMPPIVNDYLSSGNLMTIVRMIQLYENIPHHFFQHMLELRISITPAYTKDAASTHRLKVISLLSNMDELGEDPKHFADYDWNLQRSLASLSPNPVYLLLLNSFNDVYPKMAETYFSEEIYRKLSRKYYEALLDSLFQNDLELTEKITREMMKSSLALWKEKTRGEKHEI; encoded by the coding sequence GTGAGTGAACGTTCAACAGACTTAATTGAAAGGAAAGTATTAGAGTCTATTTTAGAAGGTGTAATACAACCAGGAGAAGCGTTGTTGTCAGAGAGAGACCTTGCTACACATTATCAAGTAGGGAGGCCGACAATAAGAGAAGTATTGCAGCGATTAGAACGAGATGGTTGGATTGCGCTTCGTAAAGGAATGCCACCTATAGTAAATGATTACTTGAGTAGTGGTAATTTGATGACAATCGTTAGAATGATTCAGCTATATGAAAATATTCCACATCATTTTTTCCAACACATGTTAGAGTTACGTATCTCCATTACCCCGGCATATACAAAAGATGCAGCGTCTACGCATCGACTTAAGGTAATTTCGTTATTGTCCAACATGGATGAATTAGGAGAGGATCCCAAACATTTTGCGGACTATGACTGGAACTTACAGCGAAGCCTTGCCAGTTTATCTCCTAACCCGGTCTATTTATTACTCCTTAACAGCTTTAATGACGTCTATCCTAAAATGGCTGAAACTTATTTCAGTGAAGAGATTTATCGGAAGTTATCAAGAAAATATTATGAGGCATTACTTGATTCACTTTTTCAAAATGACTTAGAACTGACAGAAAAAATTACAAGAGAAATGATGAAATCAAGCTTGGCGTTATGGAAAGAAAAAACAAGGGGGGAAAAGCATGAAATCTAA